The Flavobacterium faecale genome has a segment encoding these proteins:
- a CDS encoding glycoside hydrolase family 97 protein — protein sequence MKQFLVTTLVCLAFFPLAIGQQLKSPNSKLQMEFSLQKDGTPTYALNYKNKAVIKTSTLGLELKNDTKSLLNDFKIIDTKTATFNENWAPVWGEVSSIQNNYNELAVTLNQNTTDRKLIIRFRLFNEGLGFRYEFPSQKNLTYFVIKEEHTQFAMAGDHKTFWIPGDYETQEYDYTTSKMSEIRGLMKTATTENVSQKSFSPTGVQTSLMMKTADGLYINLHEAALINYSCMHLNLDDKNMIFESWLTPDANGDKGYIQAPGTSPWRTIMVSDDAREILASKMTLNLNDPSKIEDTSWIKPVKYIGVWWEMITGKSSWSYTNDFTSVELGKTDYSTAKPNGTHGATTTNVKKYIDFAAKNGFDAVLVEGWNTGWEDWFGNSKDYVFDFVTPYPDFDLKGIHAYAKEKGIKMIMHHETSGSVRNYERHMDKAYQFMKDNGYDAVKSGYVGNMLPRGEKHYSQWIINHYQYAIEKAAEYKIMVNAHEAVRPTGIARTYPNLIGNESARGTEYQSFGGNNPNHVTILPFTRLIGGPMDYTPGIFEMDLSKMNPENNSHVNSTIANQLALYVTMYSPLQMAADTPENYNRFPDAFQFIKDVAVDWDDSKYLEAEPGDYLTVARKAKGTNNWFVGNVNGNTTRTSTINFDFLEKGKKYIATLYADAKDANYKTNPQAYTIKKMKVTSKSKLNQISVPAGGYAISIMEQK from the coding sequence ATGAAGCAATTTCTAGTAACCACATTAGTTTGCCTTGCCTTTTTTCCTCTGGCAATTGGGCAACAATTAAAATCCCCCAATTCAAAACTTCAAATGGAGTTTTCCTTGCAAAAGGATGGAACACCAACCTATGCTTTAAACTATAAAAACAAAGCGGTAATAAAAACCAGTACCTTAGGATTGGAGCTGAAAAACGATACCAAATCATTACTAAATGATTTTAAGATTATCGACACCAAAACAGCAACATTCAATGAAAATTGGGCACCGGTTTGGGGAGAAGTAAGCAGCATTCAAAACAATTATAACGAACTGGCTGTTACTTTAAATCAGAATACTACTGATAGAAAATTAATTATTCGTTTTCGTTTATTCAACGAAGGTCTTGGTTTTCGATATGAATTTCCTTCGCAGAAAAACCTAACCTACTTCGTTATCAAAGAAGAGCATACGCAATTTGCTATGGCTGGAGATCACAAAACATTTTGGATTCCAGGTGATTACGAAACACAAGAATACGACTATACTACATCAAAAATGTCTGAGATACGCGGTTTGATGAAAACGGCTACGACAGAGAATGTATCACAAAAATCATTTTCACCAACAGGAGTACAAACCTCTTTGATGATGAAAACTGCCGATGGATTGTACATCAATTTGCACGAAGCTGCTCTTATAAACTACTCCTGTATGCATTTGAATCTAGATGACAAAAACATGATTTTTGAATCTTGGTTAACACCCGATGCAAACGGAGACAAAGGGTACATTCAAGCGCCTGGAACATCACCTTGGCGTACGATCATGGTGAGCGATGACGCACGTGAAATCTTGGCTTCAAAAATGACATTGAACCTAAATGACCCTAGTAAAATTGAGGACACTTCATGGATCAAACCTGTAAAATACATTGGTGTTTGGTGGGAAATGATTACCGGAAAAAGTTCATGGTCTTATACTAATGATTTCACCTCGGTTGAACTTGGAAAAACAGATTATTCTACAGCAAAACCAAACGGAACACACGGAGCAACCACTACCAACGTTAAGAAATATATTGATTTTGCGGCCAAAAATGGTTTTGATGCTGTACTTGTTGAAGGATGGAATACAGGATGGGAAGATTGGTTTGGTAACTCCAAAGATTATGTTTTTGACTTTGTAACCCCTTACCCAGATTTTGATTTGAAAGGAATTCATGCTTACGCAAAAGAAAAAGGAATCAAGATGATTATGCACCATGAAACTTCAGGATCAGTGCGCAATTATGAACGTCACATGGACAAAGCCTACCAATTCATGAAAGACAATGGGTATGACGCTGTGAAAAGTGGTTATGTTGGAAACATGTTGCCGAGAGGTGAGAAACATTACAGCCAATGGATCATCAACCATTACCAATACGCTATAGAAAAAGCAGCAGAATACAAAATTATGGTCAATGCGCACGAAGCTGTCCGACCAACTGGGATTGCTAGAACGTATCCTAATCTAATCGGGAACGAATCGGCACGTGGGACGGAGTACCAAAGCTTTGGCGGTAACAATCCGAATCACGTCACTATACTACCCTTCACCCGTTTGATTGGAGGTCCTATGGATTACACACCCGGAATTTTTGAAATGGATTTGAGTAAAATGAATCCAGAAAACAATTCTCATGTAAACAGTACAATTGCCAACCAATTAGCCTTGTATGTAACCATGTACAGCCCGTTGCAAATGGCAGCTGATACACCTGAGAACTACAACCGCTTTCCAGATGCATTTCAATTCATCAAAGATGTGGCTGTAGATTGGGATGACAGTAAATATCTAGAGGCAGAACCTGGAGATTACTTAACTGTTGCTCGAAAAGCAAAAGGAACCAACAATTGGTTTGTAGGGAATGTAAATGGAAATACAACACGTACTTCTACCATCAATTTTGATTTCTTAGAAAAAGGCAAAAAATACATCGCAACGCTATACGCAGATGCAAAGGATGCCAACTACAAAACCAATCCGCAGGCGTACACGATCAAGAAAATGAAAGTGACTAGCAAATCAAAACTGAATCAAATTTCAGTTCCTGCAGGTGGATACGCCATTAGCATTATGGAACAAAAATAA
- a CDS encoding DUF6377 domain-containing protein, with the protein MHKFWTFLVLLIFPVCIYSQTDINSLLTELDRTIANNQQYKTKKEAEIDKLNDLLKYTSSTTQKYEIYDKLYGKYRWYQSDSALSYARKSLKIAHQLDDIKKTNNAKLNLASIMETLGMYKEATEILNKIDIQATPEKKGNYFGVSSSLYLSMSNYAASAEEKSNYISLRKKYSDSILKFYPTQSKSHLFTTSNQLLESGKYQENLDLLLNYYPKLKDSDTDQAVVAYLISQTYHQKKEFELEKEWLIKSAISDLRLEKKEYISLRALAFLLYQEGDIDRSYTYIKRSLEDALFCNARLRTYEISKMMPIINKAYEKQNETNHNQLVYFLVSATVLSLILLVILFLLFKQMKKLAKAKREISIANKQSLALNEELKVFNEKLNETNTTLKEANLVKEIYIGRYMDQCSVYISKLDGYRRKLNVIVTSGKKEELVRAIKSKEFIDEELKDFYNNFDKTFLLLFPNFIEDFSRLLTDKDDIKLKSGELMNTELRIFALIRLGISDSVKISEFLRYSLSTIYNYRTKLRNKAAGPRDEFEANVMRIGTNK; encoded by the coding sequence ATGCATAAATTTTGGACGTTTTTGGTACTACTTATTTTTCCAGTATGTATCTATTCTCAAACAGACATTAACTCACTTCTTACTGAGTTGGACCGCACCATTGCTAACAACCAACAATACAAAACTAAAAAAGAAGCGGAGATTGACAAACTGAACGACCTTTTAAAATATACCTCTAGCACCACTCAAAAATATGAGATTTATGATAAGCTATATGGTAAATACAGATGGTATCAATCAGATTCGGCGCTAAGTTATGCTCGAAAAAGCCTAAAAATCGCACACCAATTAGACGATATTAAAAAAACCAATAACGCCAAGCTCAACTTAGCCTCCATCATGGAAACCTTGGGCATGTACAAGGAAGCTACCGAAATTTTAAATAAAATTGACATCCAAGCCACTCCCGAGAAAAAGGGAAATTATTTTGGGGTAAGCAGCTCCTTATATCTTTCGATGTCTAATTATGCTGCATCGGCGGAAGAAAAAAGCAACTATATTTCTCTTCGAAAAAAATATAGCGATTCTATTTTAAAATTCTATCCCACGCAATCAAAATCACATTTATTTACTACTTCAAACCAATTACTGGAAAGCGGAAAATACCAAGAAAACCTAGATTTATTACTGAATTATTATCCTAAATTAAAGGATTCAGATACCGACCAAGCCGTTGTTGCTTATTTGATCTCTCAAACGTACCATCAAAAAAAAGAGTTTGAACTCGAAAAAGAATGGCTCATCAAATCGGCTATATCTGATTTGAGGCTAGAGAAAAAAGAATACATTTCGTTACGTGCATTGGCTTTCCTATTATACCAGGAAGGAGACATTGATCGCTCCTACACCTACATAAAGCGCTCGCTCGAGGATGCGCTATTTTGCAATGCTCGCTTGCGTACGTATGAGATTTCGAAAATGATGCCCATCATTAATAAAGCCTACGAGAAGCAAAACGAGACCAACCACAACCAATTGGTTTACTTTTTGGTCAGTGCAACAGTCTTGTCTTTGATATTGCTAGTGATTTTGTTTTTACTTTTCAAACAAATGAAAAAATTAGCCAAAGCGAAAAGAGAAATTAGCATTGCCAACAAGCAATCACTAGCACTAAATGAAGAGTTAAAAGTTTTTAACGAAAAACTGAATGAAACCAATACCACTTTGAAAGAAGCCAATTTGGTAAAGGAAATTTATATTGGTCGTTACATGGATCAATGTTCGGTATACATTAGTAAACTTGATGGTTATCGTAGAAAATTGAACGTAATTGTCACTAGTGGTAAAAAAGAGGAACTAGTACGTGCCATCAAATCCAAAGAATTTATTGATGAAGAATTGAAAGATTTCTATAATAATTTTGACAAAACATTCTTGCTACTCTTCCCTAACTTTATTGAAGATTTCAGCCGATTGTTAACCGACAAAGATGATATCAAATTAAAATCGGGTGAACTGATGAATACGGAACTTCGCATCTTTGCTTTGATACGTTTAGGGATTTCAGATAGTGTGAAAATATCTGAATTTCTTCGCTATTCCTTATCTACCATTTATAATTATCGCACCAAATTGCGTAACAAAGCCGCTGGACCAAGAGACGAATTTGAGGCCAACGTAATGCGCATTGGCACCAATAAATAA
- a CDS encoding Bor family protein, whose amino-acid sequence MKQTIKVLSVAFAASVMLTSCYSYTSVVGKGAQGSTAVSQWNHYVIAGLAPVGVSDSKAMAAGAEDYTVFTRQSFVNGLIAALTFSIYTPTTTTVTK is encoded by the coding sequence ATGAAACAAACTATCAAAGTTTTGTCTGTAGCTTTTGCTGCATCAGTAATGTTAACTTCTTGTTATTCATATACTAGCGTTGTTGGTAAAGGAGCTCAAGGATCTACTGCAGTATCACAATGGAATCATTATGTAATTGCTGGACTTGCGCCAGTTGGAGTATCTGACTCAAAAGCAATGGCTGCAGGAGCAGAAGATTATACTGTATTTACAAGACAATCATTTGTTAACGGATTAATTGCTGCCCTTACTTTCAGCATTTACACACCAACTACTACTACAGTTACCAAATAA